The Oncorhynchus gorbuscha isolate QuinsamMale2020 ecotype Even-year linkage group LG04, OgorEven_v1.0, whole genome shotgun sequence genome includes the window TATGTGTTAATAAATCAATGATACTGTGCAGATATATTGTGTTAATATCACTTGTGTAACTTTCAGTTACCATTAACTTGAATCACTTGGGTTGGGAAATACAGCAGcagcatatcaaatcaaattttattggtcacacacagtttagcaggtgcagcaaaatgcttgggttcctagctcctaacaatgccaaacaagtacacaaataatCAAAAACAAGATATGTCAGAACAAATCCAGGTAACCCAAATAACACAACGAATAATCCAAATGCAATCTATGCATATATAGGCCTACACCAAAAAcatatactaagaatgatatgtatAGCAGTAGATATTAGTGAGCCATGTCAATCATCACAGGCAGTGTGTACAAACAGCACAACAAATGCAATATTATCCACATATTCCTGATGTCAGATGTTACCTCAAAATGGGAAAATATCACAAATAGATTTGATTCTTGCTGTAGTCTTGTTCTAAAGAAGGTGATCTTGCTGAAAAATGTCAATCTGCAAGTGTGGGAGTCTTTGGAAGTGCCAGGCTACCAGCCAAGGTTTGGTTTTGACTAGTCTTGCATTGCCAGACATTAAATTAAGTTAAGTTTAGACTTAGATAATGACTTAAGGTAGTTTATGTAAAGCAAGTGAATAGTACTGTATTCCACCCTTCCCACCAGATGGAATAGAAAAGCCATAATGAAAAAACCATGGATTGTATTTATTGTATTTGACTTCTCATTTCCGATCACTTTCCAACCTGTTGCCACTTCTCTGCATTTTTGTCAGTTCAAACAAAGCACCTGAAGTGATCAACTCTTATTTATGTGCCAACAGGATTTATCATTGTACCAACAGGATTTATCATTGTGCCAACAGGATTTATCATTGTGCCAACAGGATTTATCATTGTGCCAACAGGATTTATCATTGTACCAACAGGATTTATCATTGTACCAACAGGATTTATCATTGTGCCAACAGGACACGGGAACAAACCCTTCAGGTTGTCTTCTGGTTTAATCAGCAAAAGCACCTAGGTGAGCATTTTTAATTATCATTTAGGTTATCTTGGTGATTAAACAATTACAGTCAAAATAAATATGGCTACTTTATATAATATTTTTAGCTGAGATTTTACAGCCAGTCCAGATAGGATTAGTGTGAAAGACCTGTAATCATCattaaaaataacattttaaaaaagaaCATGGAGAGTCAAGCAGTCTACTCATCAAGTGATTTGATAAATTTCTCATAGGAGCAATCGTCCATGAGGCCATCAAGTTCTGCAGGGTTGTCAATAGTCATCTTAATTAGCCAACCTGGAAGTCAAAGGAGAACAACCATCAGTAAAATTGTCAGGACGGGGGGGGTTAATAACTGTGTTGAATGAGTATtcaccaaaaaaatatatatataataattcacATAAGGTGGCAAGTACcatagtggttaagagcattggccCAGTAATCGAATGGTCGCTGGTTGGAAAACCAAAGCGGAATAGGTGAagatctgttgatgtgcccttgagcaaaacAACCCTCATtttctcctgtaagtcactcAGGATAAGAGGGTCTGCTAAATTATCAACTGATTTGACTTGTCACTTGTTCTTGCATAAGATACTCACCCACTTCGTAGCAGGATTTATTCACTAGTCCAGGGTTGACTGCCAGCTCTGTGTTGATTTCAGTTACCTCTCCAGTCAGCGGAGAGTACAGCTCACTAGCAGCCTTCACACTTTCCAAAGCACCAAACTCCTCTGAAACACAAGCAAAGGACATGCATGACGCTCCTTATTGGCAACAAAGCTCGTGGTCACAAGAGTCATTTACTTGTGGGAGGAAACTTAAACCTGGAAAAAAATCTCACCCATTTGTTCAAGTTTTTGCCCCACCTCAGGGAGTCCACAATATACCACATCACCTAATGCTTCCTACAATGGAGGGACACAAATTCTAAAATTTTAGCAGCTACACAGAATTTGCAACACAAAATATTCATATTTGAAGTACACATTGAGGAAATTCTGGGAAAGCATAAAATAAGGCCAATGTATGTTGTGGTAAACTTCAAGTTCTTGCACAAATATCAGATTGAGACTCAATTTTTAAGCCAGGCATAATACAAGTAATCAATTACCCTAAAAAAATAGTCATACATATGTAAAATTGTCATTCTGGTATATGTCTTTGTATTGCAGGACAAAGTACAAAGTTCTAAAATAAATCTCTCAAGACAATACAGGCATTATGTAGACCAATAAATGTCAGATAAGTCATTTAGAAACAGCAGCACACTAAATCATTGATAAAAAATATCAACCAAACTGCCTACCTGAGCAAAGTTGCTGATGCCAACTGTGCCAATTCCTCCCTCTACTCGTACCCACTCATGCTTGTCTGTGAATTTCAGGGCTGTAAAAATAGATATTCACACCAGATAATGGGATGCATGTGCATAGAAAAACAGCAGACTAATGTTCAAACTAATAATGTATTAGTACACTACACTGACTAGTTGACATGGCCATAATCTCCAAAACTTGACATTTTCGTTGTTCTGTGTTCTAGGAGTACACCACCATTAATTTAGGGTTTCCAAACTCTAGTGGGGGGCAACCTAACTAAGTACCCATCCCAAACATTGCACTTGTTATTAACTGTCCAAAGGACACTAATGTACTATGGACCAGAGCCAAAAAGTACTGTGCAAAACAGCAAACTTCATTTAAAATACTGGAAGGTGGCAGAAGATACCATTCATGCACTGCCCCACATTCAGCCCTGTAATGTCAAACAAGATGTGAATTGTATTACTATCACCATTGTGATGTCAATTGCTCATACAATGTACCAGCATTCTCTAGCTATTACTGTACATTGTAGTATAGTTGTATACAGTATGAGTGGTGGGAGGGAGCACAGACATTTAAACATCCTTCCTCTAATCTGCTATGTGGGCTGTTCATTATATTAAATTAACTAgtaatattttatatattttttgtacaaATATGTAATCCACAGTTCAAGCAAGAAACATTAAAACGTGGTTTATGTCAACCACTGTCAATACGCTGGGGAGGAATTAAATGCATCAACAGTTTCCAATGCTAGCATCACATCATGCAGAAAAATACAGGTTTGAACCAGATTGTGAACTGTGAAAGATGCTGAGGCATGGCTGGTTTGTCTGAAAGACAAGAGAGCCTTACCTTAATGGAGATATTCAATAGAATTTCTAGACTAAACCACCACCCACAAATTACACCATGCATTTATTTGCAGACTTCAAATTTGGTAAATATGCTAAATATAGATGTATGCTCAAATGTGTTACTCCCGACCAGCATTTGACTTGCCTACGTCCAAACTCGTGCGTGATTTGCTCTATGTAATTATCCATTACATTGGGGCACGAGACAGTGGGTGTCTTGAGTGCTTAACAAGCCCTAATGTTTTTTTTAAGACCGCGTTTTACAGTGTCGTCTAAGAAAATGAAAACTTTAATCGACCTGGCTTCTTTTGGGGACATCCCAGATCGCAGTTTATGGAAAGCGACCATATAATAAAACATGTTACGGTTAAACCAACCTAACGCGGGACCGTTGTTCGACAGGCTGGTCAGTGAATCACAAAAGTCCATTGGAACTCCATAAAAACAAAATCCCTTGATTTCTGTCTGGGATTAACGAGAGAATAGTTTACTTTTAGACCACGTAACGGCCAACATTTGGCTACTTTTTATTTGACCCATCGCCCAAACTTTATCGTAGCAGGGAATGCGTCCTAAACGGTTTACAAACCTGGACATGCGGACCACAAAAATATAAAAATCGCGGTTCACACTCTCTCACTGACGTGTAAAAATGTACGGTGGGGGATTGACCAAAACAGTGTGCGATTATCCCCCCCTCTGTGACTGGAATGTGTAGCCACAGACCCGTACATCAATTGTGACGTTAATAAATGTAGCATGCAACATCGAGTGCGCCAATTTGGGCAACATTGTAACAAATTGTTACCTGTGGACAGTCGTGAGGCGGTGCTCAGTGACTGTGCAGGGTTGGCCTTCCATAAGAGCCGACTTGCGGATATCTGTACAGGTCGAGAACGCTGAATCAGTACTGGGGAAAAGTTTGCAGTAAGGCACCGGAACGCTACTCTCATCGCCATCTTCAGTGTCGGCCGAAATGATTACACATGCAATTGACTGAGTGGAACGCGCACCATCACCCTTTGCGCGCTCTCGACATGAAATAGAAGCGGCTTTTCAGTAGGACTTTGAAAGTTGGACCGTATTTGCCAATAAGGTTTTTCCTTATATGGATACTCCCAAGGCGTAACAGATGCACAACAGAATATGTAGGATACTAATGGCTTTTTTTCCGCATAGTTGGTAGTGTTAGATCTCCTTCAGTCTAAAGTCTACTCTGCATCTTTATGGCATTGTGGAACTAACCATAAGGTTTGGGCGCGTTCCTCTGCCCAGGCGTTACTGAAGCATGCCACATTTTACACCACCTGGATATGTATTTTAACTATCATCTCACCACATATGTTAGAACAATCAGTCAATCGATGACAGTCGACACACAACCGTTGGTTGATTCATGCAACGTCTGAACGGGACCATTCTCATTATGCTTGGTAGGTTGTAGAAACTGGGTTATGACTAACTAGTTTTTCCTTCATGAATATTACAGCCCCAACTCTCAATGTTTCTATTGTATCCGTTGTACTGTAGTACACAACTGAGATTGGGCAACAGTTCCTAGAACCTAGTGTTGCTTTCATTAAACAAATGGTTTTCTTGGTAGACTTAACACTAGGGTCCTACATGCAGCATGACTAGAAAGTAACGACTTCATTCACTGGAAATGAACTCACCTTGTGCTCTTCTTCCTCGGAACCAACGGTGTTGTACACAGGTCATCCCACAATCCTTTCTTAGGGGATCCATATAGGTGGGGTGCACATTGGTTGTCAAGAGTTCAGtcaccaggggtgtattcattatgtCTTGCAACAAACAGTTTACCGTTTAAGAAACACAGATGCAGAATGAAATGGATTGctctacctgaatttgtccaatagaaactctagtTTGTTGCTAAATGTTTCCCGTTTGGAAAAATGAAAAGACAGACAAAACATTTTGTAACAGAATAGGTGGTCATTCTGCCAAACTGTCAATTGGACAAATTGCGGTGCGTCCCTACCCGTTTCGTTCGCTTCAGTTTTAAGAAATGTTTCGCACATATTCGGCTGAATGACTACACCCCTGGTTCATCCAAAAGCTTATGAAAAGGTACATAATAAACACCATGGCTAAAGAACACAGACCAGTAACTTAAGCCTACTACAACAGTATATCAGCTGCAGACACATACTTTCACATGTAACTCCATCATAGGAATACAGATTCACTTTTGTCATTTTATTATTGTGACAATGGCAGTTGTATGGGTGAACATAGAATTTGTAAAAATAAGTCGTTGACTGTATGGCATACAataacacaacactaacatgtcCAGAATCCCTCATTCACTGACATTACATTGGGCTTGGATGTCCACCACTCTAAAAGAGACAAAACCGCAAAGTAATACAAGGCAAAACAGCACACAATTGAatgtttcaactatgtaaaggtggaaaaataattttaaaaagtaaCTTATTTCCCTTAATAATGCAGATTGTAACATTCAAACCATATGATAAAATGAATAACATTCAACACCACCGGAACACACAGTGAGACCAACAGACCAATCAGATTATTTACCCAGGCTTCATCAACATGCCAACCCCTGCAGAGATCTGACAGCAGGCGAGGTCACAATACTACACAGAGGTGCCCTCTGTGAGAGGGGCTGTCTTGTTGTCATCAGGCTTCATGGCAGGGAAGAACAGCACCTCCTGTGAAACAGAATTAACATCAGGTGgtttcacacagacacagagtccTGCTGAAGCGCATTCAAGtttgtggtgcgtgtgtgtgtaaacaaGCATCAACACAATGTCCCCTCCCCTACAGCATAATAATAAACATGCATGCCTAAAGCCTTGTACAcattggcagtttgaagtgactaAAAAGCttctttctatttttttttcCATATACAATTAAAATCTATTATAAACTCAAAAGCACATGGAATCAGATATTTCAAACAACCTTCGTAGGTgaatctgattcctggccatgcAACTTGTGTCTGAAAGGTCAAATGTGATTTATTTGCTCGCAACTGTTTTTGACTTATTTGGCTTATCTTGTTTGCtagctactctgttgacagtttgaTAAGAACATGTGATGGCTAACTAGCTTTTTAATGGTTTACAAAAAAATGAATGAATGTGCTAGAAAGCTAAACTGCTACCTAGCTAGCGGACTGTTGTGGCTAGCCAAAAAGGACTCCTTTTGAAAGGTGGGTCATCTTATCGTTTGAGGCTTTATAAGTGTTCTTACACTATCACTTTTAACATTTAAATGAACAGGGAAACATTCATTGCAGACATTGTTCTCaccttagcttgctacataacATGAGTGATAGGAAGCAGAAGCATCACCAATCAGCCTAAACCTCAGCGCACACACCAGTcattactatgacaactagcATAGCCATGTGTGCAAATGACTGCCGTCTGAACATACAAAAATCGGATTTGATCACTTGTAAATTCctgtttggacagtcagtattTCAAAACAAGCTTAAAAACGACATTAATTTGAGCATTAAGGTCTacagtgtgaacaaggctttagagATTGTAAAGGATCTACATTGGCCTCTGCCTGTATGTACTTTGACTGTACCTTAATGTTGTTGGAGTCTGTGAGGAACATGGTAAGACGGTCCAGGCCCATGCCCCAGCCAGCAGTTGGTGGCAGGCCATACTCTAGTGCCGTGCAGAAAGTCTCATCAACGGACATGCTCTCGTCATCACCCTCTGCCTTGGCCTaataaaacacaaaaatacacacaggagCTAGATGAGAAACTAAAAATAAGTAGCTCATCAAGATTTACAGGGTGGTGACTCAAACGGGAAAATATCAGAAAGAAAATGAAGCACCAATGGTAACTAAGTTGACGTAAGGGAAGACTTTTTCAGAAAATGCTTCAGTTCAGTGGCCCCCTACTACTACaaacagttaaagtcggaagtttacatacaccgtagccaaatatatttaaacttggtttttcacaattcctgaaatgtaatcctagtaaaaattccctcttaggtcagctag containing:
- the LOC124033768 gene encoding glycine cleavage system H protein, mitochondrial-like — translated: MAMRVAFRCLTANFSPVLIQRSRPVQISASRLLWKANPAQSLSTASRLSTALKFTDKHEWVRVEGGIGTVGISNFAQEALGDVVYCGLPEVGQKLEQMEEFGALESVKAASELYSPLTGEVTEINTELAVNPGLVNKSCYEVGWLIKMTIDNPAELDGLMDDCSYEKFIKSLDE